In Musa acuminata AAA Group cultivar baxijiao chromosome BXJ2-10, Cavendish_Baxijiao_AAA, whole genome shotgun sequence, a genomic segment contains:
- the LOC135624982 gene encoding scarecrow-like protein 1 translates to MSVIRSADSSTAYGESNIYTRKGGGDNSAISRQILSADGQMYTYGPTSYHSGFYSQQYVTNASSEMVHADPFHMSGSSIPRRYLQVSSAPYQLMANIHSSIISENPYSSCFAAVQNPDSSASSNISHQTSHSLSDNISPEQEIDYGEDEIRLKLQELEQALLNDNDEDLVDSDQVMGIEDDWAEPIKDLLLPSSPKESSADSSVSCVGSNREPRTPKQLLFDCAAAISQSSMEEAQAIITELRQMVSIQGDPPQRLAAYMVEGLAARIASSGRGLYKALKCKEPPTSDRLSAMQILFEVCPCFKFGYMAANYIIVEAVKDEAKVHIIDFDLNQGSQYINLIQTLSTWAGKRPRLRISGVDDPESVQRAVGGLKIIGHRLEKLAEDLGVPFEFRAIAAKTGDITPEMLDCRPGEALVVNFAFQLHHMPDESVSTVNQRDQLLRMVKGLGPKLVTIVEQDMNTNTAPFFPRFVEVYNYYSAVFDSLDATLPRESTDRMNVERQCLARDIVNIVACEGADRIERYEVAGKWRARMTMAGFVSCPFSSNVNGSIQALLKSYCDRYTINEEIGALYFGWEDKNLVVASAWK, encoded by the exons ATGTCTGTGATACGGTCTGCAGATTCATCTACTGCCTACGGTGAGTCAAACATTTATACTCGTAAGGGTGGTGGTGACAACTCAGCTATATCCAGGCAAATATTAAGTGCCGATGGGCAGATGTACACTTACGGGCCTACCTCATACCATTCGGGCTTCTATTCCCAGCAATACGTAACCAATGCGTCATCAGAAATGGTGCATGCTGATCCATTTCACATGTCTGGATCCTCAATTCCAAGACGCTATCTTCAAGTTTCTTCAGCTCCCTATCAGCTGATGGCTAATATTCACTCATCTATCATATCGGAAAATCCTTATAGTTCCTGCTTTGCAGCAGTTCAGAATCCTGATTCCTCAGCAAGCTCTAACATCTCTCATCAAACTTCCCATTCTTTATCTGACAATATAAGTCCAGAGCAAGAAATAGACTATGGTGAAGATGAAATCAGGTTAAAGCTTCAAGAACTTGAGCAGGCATTACTGAATGATAATGACGAGGACTTGGTGGATTCAGACCAGGTCATGGGAATTGAAGATGATTGGGCTGAGCCTATCAAGGACCTGTTACTTCCAAGCTCACCAAAAGAGTCATCGGCAGATTCAAGTGTCAGTTGTGTTGGCAGCAATAGAGAACCACGAACTCCCAAGCAGCTACTTTTTGACTGTGCAGCTGCAATCTCACAAAGTAGCATGGAGGAAGCACAAGCTATCATAACTGAGCTTCGTCAGATGGTTTCGATTCAAGGGGACCCTCCTCAAAGGCTTGCAGCCTACATGGTGGAAGGTCTGGCAGCTAGAATAGCCTCTTCAGGGCGAGGTTTGTACAAGGCTCTAAAATGTAAAGAACCCCCAACTTCAGATCGGCTTTCAGCAATGCAGATTCTGTTTGAGGTCTGCCCATGCTTTAAGTTTGGTTACATGGCAGCAAATTATATAATTGTCGAGGCAGTCAAGGATGAAGCAAAAGTTCATATCATAGACTTTGACTTAAACCAAGGTAGTCAATATATAAACTTGATACAAACTCTTTCAACCTGGGCAGGTAAAAGACCACGGCTCAGGATATCTGGGGTGGATGATCCAGAATCAGTGCAGCGGGCAGTCGGAGGCTTGAAAATTATTGGTCACCGCCTTGAGAAATTGGCAGAGGATCTTGGTGTCCCATTTGAGTTTCGAGCAATAGCTGCTAAGACTGGGGATATAACTCCTGAAATGTTAGACTGCCGACCTGGGGAGGCACTTGTGGTTAACTTTGCATTTCAACTGCATCATATGCCAGATGAGAGTGTATCAACAGTGAACCAGAGAGACCAGCTGCTTCGAATGGTTAAGGGCCTGGGACCAAAACTGGTCACAATTGTTGAGCAAGATATGAACACTAATACAGCTCCATTCTTCCCAAG GTTTGTGGAGGTCTACAATTATTATTCAGCAGTCTTTGATTCACTTGATGCAACTCTTCCAAGAGAGAGCACAGACCGAATGAATGTAGAGAGGCAGTGCCTTGCACGAGACATTGTCAACATTGTGGCTTGTGAGGGTGCTGACCGCATTGAGAG GTATGAGGTAGCCGGAAAGTGGAGGGCAAGAATGACCATGGCTGGGTTCGTTTCATGCCCCTTCAGCTCCAATGTCAATGGATCGATACAAGCATTGTTAAAATCGTACTGTGATAGATACACGATCAACGAGGAAATTGGGGCACTCTACTTCGGATGGGAGGACAAAAATTTGGTTGTTGCCTCGGCATGGAAGTGA